Proteins encoded within one genomic window of Triticum aestivum cultivar Chinese Spring chromosome 2D, IWGSC CS RefSeq v2.1, whole genome shotgun sequence:
- the LOC123051640 gene encoding nucleolar protein 56 encodes MAAGGDLTDDERKALRGSKFAPLPAPPPSSRPNPRMAHPGGPLTTNKAAALAKFLERKLQQPDGLDSLNPDLVNLAVKNAMETIKASKGEASTSGRVVRHVPSFEDSSEVSNQDDGEQRQEKKKKKKKKRKTKAAKDKLHNTSKKKKKLSL; translated from the exons atggcggcgggCGGCGACCTGACCGACGACGAGCGCAAAGCGCTGCGGGGGAGCAAGTTCGCGCCCCTCCCGGCGCCACCGCCGTCCTCCCGCCCCAACCCGAG GATGGCCCATCCTGGAGGACCACTGACTACAAATAAGGCTGCTGCTTTAGCGAAATTCCTCGAGAGAAAACTACAGCAACCTGATGGCTTGGACTCTCTAAATCCTGATCTTGTAAATTTGGCTGTGAAAAATGCAATGGAAACCATAAAGGCAAGCAAGG GTGAGGCCTCAACTTCTGGGAGAGTAGTACGGCATGTTCCATCATTTGAGGATTCCTCTGAGGTTTCCAATCAAGATGACGGGGAGCAGAGacaggaaaagaagaaaaagaaaaagaaaaagagaaaaacaaag GCCGCTAAAGATAAGCTCCACAATAcatcaaagaagaaaaagaagttaTCGCTATGA